The genome window TATTTCTTGTTTTCCGATGGAGCCGATACCAGAGAACTCCCTTCAAGCGTAAATAAACTTGAAATCCTTTCCAATAGCGCGAATGATTTATCTGCCCCGGTTTTCACATTTTCACCGAACAACCGTTTTGAAACAAGGGATGTCTCTATCAGTCATATTTCCTATAACTATTTTACCTTCGCCAGAAACCCATGGAAAGCACGTGCCACCATAAAGATACTCGGATACAAGAATCTCAGGCTCCCCATTACCTTAAAACAGGGAACTGAAATTATTTTAACCAGGATGCTGGAAACAGGAAATGAAAAAGAACTAGAGGTCGACCTCTCATTCTCCCCTTATACGACAGGCTCATTTCTCTATACCATTTCCCTTCCCCTTCAGGCCCATGAAGCGATAACGGAAAATAATCAAGTCAGTTTCCTGGTTAAAGTCGTGCGTGACAAAATCAGGATTATGCACGTTTGCGGCCAGCCTTCCTGGGATGAACGTTTTTTGAGAGGAGTCTTAAAAAGCGATCCGAATATTGATCTTATCTCATTTTTTATTCTACGAACACCAACGGATAGCTCAGGAGCGAGAAGCGAAGAACTCAGCCTTATCCCTTTTCCCGTTGATGAGCTTTTTACACAAGCGCTCAACAGTTTTGATCTGGTAATATTTCAAAATTTCGACTATCGGCCCTATGATTCTTCGTTTTTTCGTTTTTCCCACTATCTTAAAAACCTGAGGGATTTTGTCACACAACAAGGAGGCGGTTTCATGATGATTGGCGGAGACAATTCATTTTCAAATGGTGGTTATAATGGCACCGCGCTAGAAGAAATCCTTCCGGTAAGACTTTCACCGGAAAAGGATTCTATTGATAACTCCCGACGAAAGGCTGTTATTACTGACGATGGAAACAGGCATCCGGTGACTACTTTTGAAAATAACCCGGAAAGGAACCTTGAGATATGGAAAGAACTCCCTGAACTGGATGGTTGCAATATTACTTTTCCCCGGAACGATGATGCCGTAAGCCTGGCAACGTACCCCTCACAGGGAAACCCGCCACTTATTTCCGTTCGGGATGTGGGAGAAGGGCGTAGTATGGCCATTGCCACAGACTCTTTATGGCGTTGGAATTTTATCAGCATAGGAAAGGGGGGCAGTAACAGATATTACATAAGATTCTGGCAAAATGCCATAAAATGGCTTACGAAAGACCCGGTTTTAAATCCCGTCAACATTTCCGTAAATAAAGAAACGGCGCTGCCCGGTGAAGAAGTGCAAATAAAAGTAGATGTGCTTGGAAGCAACTATCAACCACTGAAAGACGTACACGTGGAGATAGACGTCACCAATGAATTTTCCGGGAAAAGCGTTTTTGCCACCCATGGAACCACGGGCAATAATGGACAATACATTTCACATCTCAAACATGACAAAGAAGGCTACTTTGTCGTGAAAGCTATGGCAAAAAAAGAAACAAACGAAATAGGGCGGGATCATACGGTTTTCCGTATCGCGTCTGAAAACAGGGAATTTAAAGACCTTTCTATCCGCAGGGACCTTCTAGGCGCGTTAGCGACCGCGTCTGAGGGAAGGCATTTTGATCTTCCGACAAAAAACATCAAAGGAACCCTTTCTCTCGAAAACCCGCCTGTGGTAAAACTGGTTGGAAAACGACAAATTTCCTTATGGGATAACGGATATATCTTTATCATCATAGTGTTCATTGTTTCTACAGAATGGTGGATAAGGAAACGCAGCGGATTGAGTTAAGACAAAAAACGCTTGCATTAAAACATTTCATTTTGTATACTTCTGTGCTTGTCGAATATCTTGATCGTTTGTCGTTACAACAGATATATCTGGAGCGCCTTTTGTGGTAATAGCAATCGACGGGCCCGCAGGTTCCGGGAAAAGCACCATTGCCAGGATGCTAGCGAAACGTCTGGGTTTTAAATACCTCGACACCGGTGCAATGTATCGTGCATTCACGTGGAAAGTATTGCAAAGCGGCATAGACCTCCATGATGAAAATTCCATGTGCAAGCTTATGGGAAAAACGGTCATAGAGCTTAAAACCCGGGAAAATGATGTACAGGTTTTTGTAGATGGAATCAATGTTACGCGTGAGATCCGTACGCCTTTCATCGCAAATAACGTTCACTACATTTCAGAAAAAGCCGGCATTCGGCAACAAATGGTAACATTGCAGAAAAACTTTGCAATCGGAGAAAACATTGTAGCAGAGGGGAGAGATATGTGTACTGTCGTTTTCCCTCAGGCAAAATATAAATTTTTTCTGGACGCAAAGATTGAGGCGCGAGCAAAAAGACGTCATGCTGAAAGTCATTCCACACAGAACAACAGCGCGTATGCCGCTGTTGTAAAAGACATGGAGGCCCGTGATTTACGAGATGCGACAAGAAATAACTCCCCATTAATAAGGGATAGCAAGGCTATCTATATTGATACGACAGAATTAGCAATTGAAGAGGTATTACATGAAATACTCGGCAAAATTACCCCTGCCACCACGTAAGGGGTGAGATATGTTTGAAGGAAGTTATTTATTCTGATTTTGGGAGTGTTTATTTTATTATTTATTTTGTAATTTTATTTCGGAGAACGTATTAGATTATGGATCGTGACATTTTAAAAGAATATAACGTAAATTTAGCCGATATAGAGAGAGATGTCGAAGCGATAATGGGAGACGAGCAGACAAAAGAAAAAGTTGAATCTGCTTATTTTGACTCTATCCAAAACTTCGAAGTAAGCTCTATCCTGAAAGGGCGTATTCTCAGCACTATTGGTGATAATGTAATTATAGACTGTGGTTATAAATCAGAGGGCATGGTCCCCAAATATGAATTTGACGATCCTTCCGAAATAAAGATAGGAGAAGAAATAGAGGTTTTGCTGGAGGCGGTAGAGGACGACTCGGGCCTTATTAAATTATCCAAACGTAAAGCTGACCGTATACGTGGCTGGGAAAAGGTCATTGCACAATACGAAGAAGGCGATATTTTAACGGGACGGGTTATGAGAAAAATAAAAGGTGGACTGCTGGTGGATATTGGCGTCCCAATATTTCTTCCTGCTTCTCAGATAGATGTAAAACCGCCCGGAGATATTGCACAATATGTGGGAAAGGAAGTTACCTGTAGAATACTGAAAATAGATGAAGAACGGCAAAACATTGTCGTTTCCAGAAGAAAATTGATTGAAGAAGAGCGTGAAAAGAAGAAAAAGGAATTACTGGGAGAAATTGCTGTTGGCCAGGTGAGAAAGGGTGTGGTAAAAAATATCGCCGATTTTGGCGCGTTTATTGATCTGGGTGGAATGGATGGACTTTTACATATCACCGATATGAGTTGGGGCAGAATAAGTCATCCATCTGAAATGTTGGCCATCGATGACGAAGTAGATGTAAAAATACTTGTTGTGGACCAGGAAAAAGAAAAGGTCGCCCTCGGATTAAAACAGAAGTCAGAGAACCCTTGGGTAAACATAGAAGAAAAATATCCTCTTGGCACGAAAGTAAAGGGTCAGGTTGTAAATATCATGTCTTACGGTGCATTTGTAAAACTGGAAACAGGTATTGAAGGTCTTGTACATATCTCAGAAATGTCCTGGACACGCCGCATCAACCATCCCTCAGAAATAGTAGCTATTGGCGACATGGTAGAAGTGGTTGTATTAAAAATCGACAAAGAAAGAGAAGAAATCTCTCTGAGCATCAAGCAAACAGAAGTGAACCCCTGGACGATCATTGAGGAAAAATATCCTGCCGGAACGAAGATCACCGGCCGTGTTCGAAATTTGACTAATTATGGCGCGTTTATTGAAATCGAAGAAGGAGTAGATGGTTTGTTGCACATTTCTGACATGTCATGGGCAAAAAAGGTTGCACATCCTTCTGAAATTGTTAAAAAAGGAGATAAAATTGAGGCCCTCGTTCTTTCTGTTGACCGGGAAAAAAAGAGAGTTGCCCTCGGTTTAAAGCAACTTTTAGATGACCCATGGTCAAAAGAAATTCCTGAAAAATTTAAGGTAGGCGATCTTGTAAAGGGCACAGTAAGTAAATTGGCAAATTTCGGTGCATTTCTGGAACTCGGCGAAGGAATTGAGGGATTGTTACATATATCAGAGTTTTCTGATAAAAAAATCAATAATCCGGCGGATATTGTCAATATAGGAGACGAATTAGAAGTCCGCGTTATTCGGATCGAACCGGAAGCAAGAAAGATAGGACTAAGTCTGAAGAAAATAGCTACTAAGGAAGAAGAGGAAGAAGGTGCCGAGGCACACCAGACAACTGCGGAAGAATCAGACCTTCAGACGAGTGAAGCAGAAAAAAACACATTAAATTCAATTGAATCCGAAACATAATTGTATGGTTCTACCGGAAGAAAAAAAGGAGGTAGTTAGACGGAATCTGCATTCCAAACATATTTGAAAGAAATCAACCAAATCCCTTTGCTATCGCTTGAAGAAGAACAAGAGATTACAAGAAAGGTAGTTGAGGGTGATGCGCTATCCCGAGAGAAGCTGATACGAAGTAATCTCCGTCTGGTAATTAGCATTGCAAAGGGATATACCAATCAGGGTCTTTCTTTTCTGGATCTTATTGAAGAAGGAAACCTGGGGTTGATTCGCAGCGTGAAAGATTTTGACCCATCAACCGGTTATAAATTCAGCACGTATGCAACGTGGTGGATTAAACAAGCCATTCGCAGAGCCCTGACGGACAAAGCAAAAACAATCCGCATTCCCTCCTACATGAAAGAAAAAATTTCCAAGCTAAAGGCCTCCTCCTCTGAACTTTTAGAAAAACTGGAAAGACCCCCCGACCAAAATGAACTAGCAAAAGAAATGGATATTACAGCGGAAAAAGTGAAGGCCATTGAACTTGCTATCCGTTCAACCGGCTCCCTGGATGCGACATACGCAACCGGTTCAGACATTATCTGGGCACTGGGCGACGCCCTTGCAGATAATAAAACGGCTTCTCCTGAAGAAGAAATAGAGGAGAGCTACGAAAGGGAAGCGCTGCAAAAGATGTTAAGTGCTATCGACAAAAGGGAAGCCATGATAATTAAAATGCGATATGGCCTGGCAGATGGCGAACCAAAGACACTGGAGGAAATCAGCAAGTTATTGAATATCAGCCGTGAGAGAGTTCGACAAATAGAAAAGGACACTATTCAAAAATTACGCTATATTTTGTCAAAGGAGAATAAGTAACGACCAATGGATATAAAAAAACTGATACGCGATGTGCCTGATTTTCCAAAAAAAGACATTATTTTTAAAGATATAACACCTTTGCTCCAAAATCCTGAAGGGTTAAAAGAGGTGGTCGAAGGCATTTCGGCTTACTATAAAAACAAAAATGTGGATGTTGTTGTCGGCGCTGAGGCTCGTGGTTTTATCCTTGCGCCGGCAATTGCTATCGCCCTTGGCGCTGGATTCGTACCTATCAGAAAGCCGGGCAAACTCCCCTATGAAAAGGCCAGTATGAATTACACCCTCGAATATGGCATTGACACGCTGGAGATACACAAGGACGCAATAAAAGCGGGGCAACAGGTACTTATGGTTGATGATTTACTGGCAACCGGCGGGACTATGGATGCCTGCTGTAAACTGGTAGAATCTCTGGGAGGAACGATTGTCGGGTGCGCTTTCTTAATAGAATTATCTTTTCTTAATGGAAAGAAGACCTTAAGCTCCTATGATATATTTTCACTCATAAAATATTGAAATATATTTATCTCGCTTCCTGAAGAGGAAGATAGTCATGCTGACAACCCCCCCTTTTTTAGTTACCGCTATCATGACTACTCATCTTTTGACAGGTCTCCGTTCTACCAACGATTTTTAAATTAAAATCACCCTTTGGTCTCGGAGTATCAATCCCGAACTCTTTTATGATATCGTGAACGTTCAATGCCATTTCACTTTTGGTCTGGAGTATATTCTCTGAAACCCAATAATTAAGCATAAAATCAAGATAGTTGTCGCCAAAACCATTAAAGATCGCCATTGGTTCCGGCAATTTCAAAACGCCCGGATGCTCCCGGGAGACTTTCAGCAACAATTCCAGCACCTTGTGCGGGTCATTTCCGAACGCCACCTTCACGGGCAGTTGTATTCTCCGTTGCCGGTCAGACAATGTCCAGTTGGAAACCTGATTGGATATTAAATGCGCATTGGGAACGATTACTTCAGACCCGTCGAACGTTTTTACCGTGCTGGAACGCATGCCAATTTTTTCCACATTACCCATTACAGCACCAATCTCCACAGTATCACCGACCTCAATGGGCCGTTCAAAAATAATGATTAATCCTGAAACAAAGTTTTCGATAATATTCCGCAAGCCAAAACCAAGACCGACACCCATTGCGCCTGCCAGCAGTCCGAACTTTCCCAAATCCACACCGACAGCGGAGAGAGCCAAAAAGAAACCAAATCCGATAATGGCATATCGCGCCAACATCGATATCGCGCCCGGCACGCCTCTGGGAAAACTGAAACGGGAGAAAATTTCTACTTCCAGCAGGACCCGCACAACCCGTGCAAGGACAAAGGTAATGAACAGGATGAGAATAAAGCTGAAAACGGCTCCGGCAGAAATGTTTACTGTGCCGATCGTCAATGTATTCTTTACCATTTTTGCAAACCACTCCCACAGGGGTTGATATAACCCGAAGGTCCTGAGCGTCATGCGTAGCCAGAAAAAAACTATAATACTATGAATGAAGAAAATGGCATTTCGTTCCATTTGTCGGGCATAAGCCTGTACAATATGAAAAACCTGCGCGTTACGCCTTCTTACGAGCAACGCCACAAATCCGTCAAGCACTACTGCTATCGCATAAATAGCGACAGAGGCATAAAGAATTTTCACCATTCCTGACACCAGGACATGCCCTAAGGGAAAGATGCCGATTACGTTGGTCGCCAGAGAAATCAGAGAAAGGATCAGCGACAGGAAACCCAGACTTATTGCCAATAAAAACGACAGACGGAATTGTATCTGATACACCTTACTTCCCGGCCGGAGCCACCAAATAAGCAGGGGAACCGCAATGACCGTAATAAGGAATAACAACAATCGCTGCAATAGAACATAATCCACGGCAATTGATTCCAGAATGTTTAAGAAACAGATTCCGGTTAGAACGTAGATTGGTTTGCGCAGC of Candidatus Brocadiaceae bacterium contains these proteins:
- a CDS encoding glutamine amidotransferase, whose product is MENFTQWHITFLGLEHFGLRVLVLLLSIAAFYFSWLSIKIISPLAKRLLLLLLRASGILLILFLLFQPQVEQKEVLKLKNKLVFLLDNTKSMTLHGGDTDVSRLQLVKDFFKDNAAFVTELHNNFDIDYLSFSDSVKEISHHDIENGLVCDGTNTDVIQTLKLLKKRYENTPVRGYFLFSDGADTRELPSSVNKLEILSNSANDLSAPVFTFSPNNRFETRDVSISHISYNYFTFARNPWKARATIKILGYKNLRLPITLKQGTEIILTRMLETGNEKELEVDLSFSPYTTGSFLYTISLPLQAHEAITENNQVSFLVKVVRDKIRIMHVCGQPSWDERFLRGVLKSDPNIDLISFFILRTPTDSSGARSEELSLIPFPVDELFTQALNSFDLVIFQNFDYRPYDSSFFRFSHYLKNLRDFVTQQGGGFMMIGGDNSFSNGGYNGTALEEILPVRLSPEKDSIDNSRRKAVITDDGNRHPVTTFENNPERNLEIWKELPELDGCNITFPRNDDAVSLATYPSQGNPPLISVRDVGEGRSMAIATDSLWRWNFISIGKGGSNRYYIRFWQNAIKWLTKDPVLNPVNISVNKETALPGEEVQIKVDVLGSNYQPLKDVHVEIDVTNEFSGKSVFATHGTTGNNGQYISHLKHDKEGYFVVKAMAKKETNEIGRDHTVFRIASENREFKDLSIRRDLLGALATASEGRHFDLPTKNIKGTLSLENPPVVKLVGKRQISLWDNGYIFIIIVFIVSTEWWIRKRSGLS
- the cmk gene encoding (d)CMP kinase, which translates into the protein MVIAIDGPAGSGKSTIARMLAKRLGFKYLDTGAMYRAFTWKVLQSGIDLHDENSMCKLMGKTVIELKTRENDVQVFVDGINVTREIRTPFIANNVHYISEKAGIRQQMVTLQKNFAIGENIVAEGRDMCTVVFPQAKYKFFLDAKIEARAKRRHAESHSTQNNSAYAAVVKDMEARDLRDATRNNSPLIRDSKAIYIDTTELAIEEVLHEILGKITPATT
- a CDS encoding 30S ribosomal protein S1, giving the protein MDRDILKEYNVNLADIERDVEAIMGDEQTKEKVESAYFDSIQNFEVSSILKGRILSTIGDNVIIDCGYKSEGMVPKYEFDDPSEIKIGEEIEVLLEAVEDDSGLIKLSKRKADRIRGWEKVIAQYEEGDILTGRVMRKIKGGLLVDIGVPIFLPASQIDVKPPGDIAQYVGKEVTCRILKIDEERQNIVVSRRKLIEEEREKKKKELLGEIAVGQVRKGVVKNIADFGAFIDLGGMDGLLHITDMSWGRISHPSEMLAIDDEVDVKILVVDQEKEKVALGLKQKSENPWVNIEEKYPLGTKVKGQVVNIMSYGAFVKLETGIEGLVHISEMSWTRRINHPSEIVAIGDMVEVVVLKIDKEREEISLSIKQTEVNPWTIIEEKYPAGTKITGRVRNLTNYGAFIEIEEGVDGLLHISDMSWAKKVAHPSEIVKKGDKIEALVLSVDREKKRVALGLKQLLDDPWSKEIPEKFKVGDLVKGTVSKLANFGAFLELGEGIEGLLHISEFSDKKINNPADIVNIGDELEVRVIRIEPEARKIGLSLKKIATKEEEEEGAEAHQTTAEESDLQTSEAEKNTLNSIESET
- a CDS encoding RNA polymerase sigma factor RpoD/SigA — translated: MKEINQIPLLSLEEEQEITRKVVEGDALSREKLIRSNLRLVISIAKGYTNQGLSFLDLIEEGNLGLIRSVKDFDPSTGYKFSTYATWWIKQAIRRALTDKAKTIRIPSYMKEKISKLKASSSELLEKLERPPDQNELAKEMDITAEKVKAIELAIRSTGSLDATYATGSDIIWALGDALADNKTASPEEEIEESYEREALQKMLSAIDKREAMIIKMRYGLADGEPKTLEEISKLLNISRERVRQIEKDTIQKLRYILSKENK
- a CDS encoding adenine phosphoribosyltransferase; the encoded protein is MDIKKLIRDVPDFPKKDIIFKDITPLLQNPEGLKEVVEGISAYYKNKNVDVVVGAEARGFILAPAIAIALGAGFVPIRKPGKLPYEKASMNYTLEYGIDTLEIHKDAIKAGQQVLMVDDLLATGGTMDACCKLVESLGGTIVGCAFLIELSFLNGKKTLSSYDIFSLIKY
- a CDS encoding mechanosensitive ion channel — translated: MDYVLLQRLLLFLITVIAVPLLIWWLRPGSKVYQIQFRLSFLLAISLGFLSLILSLISLATNVIGIFPLGHVLVSGMVKILYASVAIYAIAVVLDGFVALLVRRRNAQVFHIVQAYARQMERNAIFFIHSIIVFFWLRMTLRTFGLYQPLWEWFAKMVKNTLTIGTVNISAGAVFSFILILFITFVLARVVRVLLEVEIFSRFSFPRGVPGAISMLARYAIIGFGFFLALSAVGVDLGKFGLLAGAMGVGLGFGLRNIIENFVSGLIIIFERPIEVGDTVEIGAVMGNVEKIGMRSSTVKTFDGSEVIVPNAHLISNQVSNWTLSDRQRRIQLPVKVAFGNDPHKVLELLLKVSREHPGVLKLPEPMAIFNGFGDNYLDFMLNYWVSENILQTKSEMALNVHDIIKEFGIDTPRPKGDFNLKIVGRTETCQKMSSHDSGN